The genomic window GCTAGCAAGTCACAATATGGATAGCTAAAGCCATACTTCTTAACCCGTAAACTTGACCTAACCTATAATCAACCTGATTGCTTTGCCATATTTTCCATCAAgaccttcaaataatttctaagaactcactccgctgaagaaaattaaaaagaaaaatgtcAAGCGAAGtacatcaaaattcaaaaaaaaatgttCCTATATTAACTGCCTCAACTTTAAATCACCGATATTTATTTCACAAGTCATTCTATAATATGCTTATGCTACTAGTtatcttatataattataaatcccaATTATCAATTTTTTCCAATCAAACAATGTGTTTATTTCACCCCTCCCCTTAAATAACCCATAAAACTAAAAATGCAAAAACAAGCAAAACCTTACTTTCCTCCTTTGATGCCAACCCTCTCTCTTGGCCCTCCAACTTTTTGAATAAATAGATGACTCAATTATGAGCCAGGGAAGTAGAATAAGGTCCTTAGATCAGACATGGTGTCGTGAAGTTATATGTTTAATGGTCCATAAGAAGCAGCTAGACAGTGTAAGATGGATGATTGCCATATGGAGGTGGAAGGAGGTAAATTGCACAAAAGAAGAAATTTGTCAAGACAAACAGTGGGAAAGAAGGAATTGTGTATTTCTTTAACCATGCATGATATCATTACCATCATTGAAAGGGGCAGTAATATTTATGACTGCTTTATGGATATACCACGATGACAACCATCCAGCTTTCCCAACTTTTTAAGGTCGACTTCATATCTTCTCATTCTCATTCACCAAGTATTCCTAGTTAGAggcatttgattcatattaagacATTTAATAGATACTCCTTGGAGgaccataagagaactaaaactATACATTTGTATTATACATTTTTGTTAGGAAGCGGAAAAAAGATTAGGCTGAAACATTATATACATAGAACTATGTAATATATGTTGACTAAACATCTCCTGTATTTCCAAGTTAATGTTAGATCATGCGGCAACTAGTTGTATTGCTACTGGttgattctttttattttctttcttgcaGGAAGTTGAGCATCTCCTCCGTTTGGAATCTTATAGAGGGTGTTTTCTTAGGTCTTATTATTGTGCAAAGGGGCTGGAAGTCTCATTGGCCACTGGAGGAATCTTATAGAGGGTGTTTTCTTAGGTCTTATTATTGTGCAAAGGGGCTGGAAGTCTCATTTTGGCCACTAGATTTATAATTTTCATTGTTCGGGATGGACCTTTGGCCTCAAAGTACTGGGCTTGGGCCTGGCCCATTAACACCTAGTCATTGGTAACAACTAGGATGAACTCGCAATATTATTTGTTGCAGTTCTTTATCTAAATGTATCGACATGCCAAAGCTGGTCACAAACTATCTTATACTCATTTATTTGATTTGTGGTTAAGACTTCGCAAACTGACAGATATATCTTTTGCATAGATTTCTACAACTGGAATCGTGTAAAACTTCGCTATTGCGATGGAGCATCCTTTGCTGGTGACTCAGATTACCAAATGCTGTAAAGCTTCCCTAATCAATCGACATTCTCAAATTGTGAAATCTCTATTATCAATGAGGATATTAATTATCACTTTTGGGTTATTTCAAGAAACCCAAGCCTAAACTGGCTACAAGCGAGTTGGAGACTATCCCATATTTATGTGGATTAAGCCCAAGCCGAATATATGCTATGCTTGTTAAAGAATCTAGGCCTTTATTGGGTCGAGTCCCCAAGTGATTAATGTAACAATATAAGGGAATGAATCTTACTAAAAAAAAGTTCCTATCATTTAACGCTTTGAAATGATTTAGAAAGTCAAGTaaccataataataataataatattggcATGTAGGTGGCCCTGCAGCCCAGAACTTATTGGGATGATTACTGATCAACTTACTGGCAACTCACAGTAGAATATTTCATGCTGTTCATAAATGATTTAATTTTCTGATCAATATCCAACTATCTTCCTGTTTTACCATATAATGTTTATGATCCATTGTGGGACCTTGACCTTTGTAACATGAGGTGTTTGTTGTGAGCTCACCTAGATCAAGTCATCAAGATACAAGCTAATCATGGATTGACCTAGTTATGATGTTATGAGAGTCAACATATGCTACGTGTATGCTGCAGaaaatataaacatatatcaagaACCTGGACTCATTACAGCATTGAGATAGTTGACAGAATCTTAATATTCTGTCTTTTCTAGATCTACTCATTTCTTTTTTTGCTTTAGTGCTTGGTGCAAAACCACATTGTTTCTTTAGTTAGTGATGGATTTACTTGTGCTGATGAGCAGACAACTGTTCTTTACTTCAGAGGGCAAAGGATCTGGGATGCTATCATTCTTGACCTTCTTCCGAAAGGGCTGTCTCAGGCACAAAGGTATACTTCAAGCATCTGAATTCTCAACTCTGAAGTACTGAGTGTTCACTTGAGTTTCACACAATTTCTCACCCACAAGTCTTATTGGCTGCCCAGCATCTTACATATTCTGCAACCATTATTGATGGTATTAGGTCCCAATGCAATGCTACAACTGCACATAATTTGGAACCCTGTAGCTTATTTCCACTTCTCTTATAAAAGGGTCTCCTGTAAGGGTCCTACCATGAGGCATGTGGCACTTCATTCCTTATATGGATCACCTAGGACTTAATGTGGTGTTGTTGATGGGAGTTCTTCATACTATGTTTCATCGTATCATTACTATTATTACTTTTTGGTGGATTATCATTACTATTACTTGATAAAACATGAGGCCCTCATGTATTAGGAGTGGGATAGGGTGTACGTCAGATGCTGTACATATGCATGTGGACTAGGCAGAAGGGAGGATAAATTTAGATTCATACCAATGTAAATGTGCATGCCAAGCATACCCTTGATTCTTCCTGAATTTTGAAATGGATGCTCAGCAAACCTTAGTTGGGTCTCAAGGTCAATAAAAGATTCTCAGATTATTCTCTAATTCCTTATATACTAGTGCTGCTTTTGGCTGAATTAATCCTTATGAATGCTTCTGAAAAGTTATTATTCATGAAGGACTGGAAATATTAATTTGTGATATGTGTTCCAAAGCATCTAAACTTGCTTGGATTTCTACCTTTTCACTTGTTTATCAAGTCACCTTTTCCTTACAATTCTTACCAGAGAATTTGCAGAAACACTTGCTGTTTCCTTGCTAAAATCAGTAAGAATCTTATTTTGCTTGCTGTGCAACAGAAAATGAACATTCATCTGCACTGTCCAAGCTTTATGCACAAGAGTCTGTACATGGATCTGTGATTGTTCTTTGGGCATAAACTAGtctatttcataattttctaCATGCTTTCATGTATTAATATTTCTTAGTTATTCAAATTATCAGGTTCTGCTTTCAGGATGCTCTGCTGGGGCTTGGCTACTTTCCTTCACTGCGATGATCTTGCTCATCTTCTCCATGAGGCGACAACTGTGAAATGCATGAGTGATGCAGGATTTTTCCTTGATGTGTAATTTACTTACAACATATTCAAATATAGTTTGGTTTAGTTTGTATTAAAGAGCTTTTGACATTCCTAACAAGATGGTTTTAAACACTTGACTTTTTAATTTGGCAGGAGGGATATATCTGGCAACTACACTATAAGGCCATTCTTTAGGAGCTTAGTTACTCTGCAGGTTTGCTTTCTGTGTATTACTTTTTCATCATTGTTTTGTtttgtgcatgtgtgtgtgtgtatgtgcatgagagagagagagagagagagagagagggagagcgcTCTGTGTTTCTGTTAACCTTATGCATGCCAATTAAAGTTAGTGTTGCATGTCAGCCTTCTTCCTAATTAAGGATGTTATGCTGCAGGGGGTGCAAAAAGATCTAAACAGAAACTGTACAGCTTCTCTTGATTATCCGTATAAGGTTTGGTGATTTTGTTCACTCTTTTTACAAGATGTTCTGGACTACAAATAACTACTGATTCTTATTTTGTATTGCTTGTGCAGTGTTTCTTTCCCCAGCATGCATTACCCTACATCAGATCACCATATTTTATCTTGAATTCGGCATATGATGTATACCAGGTCAAGACTCTGCATAGCCAAAGCCCATGCCCAAGCATTTCTACATATTTTTCATGATGTATCTGTTATTTATGCCTCATGATTAGGTTTTACTTGATCCATGCTGTCTATGAAAGGCTGTTCATGTGTCACTAGTTGATTTGAAGTCTTTATGTTTGAACAGTTTCACCATATATTTGTGCCACCTTCTGCTGATCCAGATGGTCATTGGAACCATTGTAAGTCAAATCCAGCAGCATGCACTGCAAATCAGATAGCTATTCTACAAGGTTACTCACTTTTCCACTTAGGCCTAATGCTATTCTTCTTAACCTTACTAAGCTTTCTGAGCCATTAGAGGATTGTCTCAATaagtaatctctctctctctctcttaagctCTGTGACATTCTATCAAGTAATACATGATTATAAAATACTGGAAGTTTTTTCTGTTGTTTTTGTCTATTTTTGAAAAGTCTTCCTtgtcttcacatttttttcttctACCACAAAGTTCATAAAGGTTGCCATTGCACCTGAAGCAATAGATTGCttcaattaatttatttcattgcTAGCCTACATTTATTGGTCATTTCAGATCTTTTGACTTCGTATTCTTCTCTTGCAAAGTAAGAATTATGAGAAAAATACCATCcaacaaaatttttttgcatCTTTCCATCCAGTCTAATTCATTTCACTACATCGATTTTTTCATTGGTTAGATCTACTACTAACATAATTTTTATGGTCCAATCAACTTACTTTGAATATCTATATTTAcaggtttcagatctgaaatgctCATGGCATTAAGATTGTTTGGTGGCTCAAGCAATGGGGGGATGTTTATAAATTCCTGTTTTGCTCATTGCCAGAGTGAACTGCAGGACACATGGTTTGCTTCCAATTCTCCCAGACTGCACGATAAGGTAGGTAATTTATAACACTGTAAGCAAATCTTTGAGATGTAAAGGTGAATTAAAATAATCCCaagaatttatttatgatgtgcAAAACATTTTGGCAAATTCTGCAAGATTTTACAGTGTTACAAACATTTCTTATGTTCAGACCATTGCAGAGGTTGTTGGTGATTGGTACTTTGAAAGGAAGGTAGCCAAGGAAATTGACTGCCCATATCCTTGTGATCACACCTGTCAAAACCTCATACCATCCAGTCAGGTAGGTCGACAGAAACAACTTGTGGATCTCATTCATATATTTCGTTAATGCATCAATAAATTAGTAAATGCGAATGGCGCGCATCTTATTTTCCAGTGAAGCATCAATGGAACTAAATGGTTCCATCTACATAATTTGATTATAGGCATATGAATGACAcctcaaagaattcaaatatgtGGACCTTCAAAGGATAGCACAGATTACTCCAAACATAAGGTAGTACTTTCTATTACAATCTACGGTGATTTATTACTTGTGTACTATTAAAGGAAACAAGCATACTTCTCTAGCTGATGCTCTAGCTATCAATTGTTTTAGGTCTTGGAGACGTTATAAAACCTATTTTGGGAAAAACAAAGTTGGTTCCTGGAAACTTCACCAGTTAGGCACCTTTGTTTCAATCATGGAGTTTGGAAGCTCTCGACTAAGAATAAGAGTGGAGAGGATACATCAATAAACTTCCAACCATATACATTGATCAGGTTGACAATAATTTCTGCTTCCTTATCATTAACAAATCCAAAATAAAGAGCGTGAACTAAATCTGCACACATAGGGAGGTTCACTTgtttatttttatctattcttCAGAAAATGATTGGGCATTTGCCTTATTCATTTTGATTAATATATCAGTTTTTAATCAAACACTATTATCTTATCAGCTACAGTAACTTTATCTGTCATCATGGTTGTTGCAAGTGCACTAATTACATCATGATGATTGTTCGAGTCAAGCATTCAAAAGTATATCTTGTAAGCTGTCAATGCTTCTTGCTAGTCAGTTTCCTTTTCTGAGAAAAGTGAGGGGGTTACCATCCACCAGCCACCCTGCTGTAGGTGGGTCTAGCCCAGGTCATTGGGTACGACAGCCAATGACTTCACCAATTGTACTCCTTGGTATCCACAAGTTGGTCCTCACATTCACAACATGTGAGCAAAATGTATAAGGTTGGTTCTTTGGGAATTATAAGGGGAAAAGCACTTCATGATTTGTCATTAAACGCCATCTAATTATAATTGGCTTGCCGAGGCTAATTATGGATTGCTTGCTTGAGTGGTGCCAATCAGGGAGGTAATTAAAGCCCATCTTGAATGGATCTAAAATATTGATCATTATTGGAACTTCAACCATGACCAAGGCAAACATATAATTGGTACAATATTCCCGAACAAAGAGATTGAGATGGAAGTGGTTGCATGGAAGTTATTTAATGAATGGCATGTATCTATACTTACCACTAATTTAGATTTCTACTGTTTTCCTTCCAGGAAGAAGGCATTTATGTCCCCCTTCATAACTGTATCATCATTAGTTTATTGCTAATAACATGCATGGTGTTGCCCTCCTCCATCTAAGAAAGAAACCTGTTAATTATTTTGAGTATATCAATGGAAGAAACTAGGTGGCATGAACGCTGGATGTTGTCCAGAATTTGCTAGAGCAGGAAAAGTGGAAAGATACCAATTTCTTCCAACCAAATGCTCACTCAGGAGTGTGTACTAAATATCATGGCATTCCAATTTTGATAGTTGATTGCTCA from Elaeis guineensis isolate ETL-2024a chromosome 4, EG11, whole genome shotgun sequence includes these protein-coding regions:
- the LOC105042880 gene encoding pectin acetylesterase 9 isoform X2, with protein sequence MSDAGFFLDVRDISGNYTIRPFFRSLVTLQGVQKDLNRNCTASLDYPYKCFFPQHALPYIRSPYFILNSAYDVYQFHHIFVPPSADPDGHWNHCKSNPAACTANQIAILQGFRSEMLMALRLFGGSSNGGMFINSCFAHCQSELQDTWFASNSPRLHDKTIAEVVGDWYFERKVAKEIDCPYPCDHTCQNLIPSSQAYE
- the LOC105042880 gene encoding pectin acetylesterase 9 isoform X1, with the translated sequence MSDAGFFLDVRDISGNYTIRPFFRSLVTLQGVQKDLNRNCTASLDYPYKCFFPQHALPYIRSPYFILNSAYDVYQFHHIFVPPSADPDGHWNHCKSNPAACTANQIAILQGFRSEMLMALRLFGGSSNGGMFINSCFAHCQSELQDTWFASNSPRLHDKTIAEVVGDWYFERKVAKEIDCPYPCDHTCQNLIPSSQEEGIYVPLHNCIIISLLLITCMVLPSSI